The nucleotide sequence GGTCGCCCGCCGGCTGCACGAGAAGCACGTGACGCTGCGGGAGCGGCAGGACACCGCGGACAACGACGTCTGGCTGCAGCGGACCGAGTACAACCTCCGGACCAGGGTCGACAGCATCGAGGAGGCCGATCGCTCCGCCCGGGCGCGGCGGGAGTCGGACCTGGACGCCGAGATCGACCGGCTGGCCGCGAAGCTGCGCAACCAGCAGTAGGGGAGTGCCCGGCCGCGCGGGCCCGCTGATCCGGCGGATCCGCGCGGCCCCGGGCACCATGGAGGCATGACGCCCGTCACCAAACGCCTCACGGTGGTCGCCGTCGTGCTGATCACGGCCGGCGCGGTCCTGCTCGCGGTGGGAGCGATCGGCTTCCGGGCGACGTCGGATCAGCCCGACGCCAACATCGGCGCGGGGTTCGCCCTGCTGGCCGGGCCCTACGTCGTCGGCCTCGGGCTGGTGTTCGCCCTGTCGGCGGGCCTGACCCACCTCACGACGCGCCGCCGCTGACGTTCCACAGCGCCGCGGGCAGGTGATCGGCCAGCTCGGCGAGGTAGGAGGCCTCGGCGGTGAGGTTCTGCCGCGTCGCACAGCCCGGCCCCCAGGTGCGCGCGGAGCCGTTTTCGACGACGACCTCCCGCTGCCCGAACCGCGGGTTCGCCGCCAGCCGGCGGGCCAGCTCGGCGTCGAGCGCCGAGTCCGGCGGGAGCGTCGGCATGGACACCGGCCGGCCCGGGCCGATCCACAGCTCCGGGCCGGCCGGCACGCGCACCTGGGTGACGTGGAGGTCGCGGAAGCGGATGTGGTCGTCGAAGTTCCGGTAGGACCGCCGCTTCGCCGCCCTTCTTCAGCGCCTCGGTGGCGCCCGCCTGCAGCATCGTCTTCCGGTAGCCGACCTTGCCGGCGGCGTCGAGCACCGGGTTCTCGAAGGCCTTCGCCCAGCGCTTGCCGATCAAGCCCTTGTCGCCCACGGCCTTCTGGAGGAGGTCTGTGCCCTCGTTCTCCTCCGCGATCTTCGTGAGCGACTTGCCCAGCGTCGTCGAGGCGAACTTCTGCTGCAGCTTCGGAGCCAGTCGAGCACCTTCTGCAGGAGCTCGCGCAGCTTGTTCACCTTTCGGGTGGTCTTCGCCGTCGTCTGCGCCGCCTTGACCTCGGTCACCGGAGCAGCGGCGGACAGCGAAGCCCCGCAGGTCGGCACCGCGGCGGCCAGTGCGGGCACCCACAGCAGGATCAGCCAGGTCACGAACTCGGTGAGGATGGCCTTGACCAAGTCTTCGGCGAAGCTCATCAGCATGCTGTTGAGCTGCCCTCCCGCAGCGTCGCCAGCAAGGTGGCCGACAGGGCGTGCGGGCCCTTGGCCAGCGCGGCCTCGGTGAGCTCGACGTCCAGGACGGCACCGCCGGGCCCGGTCACGACGGTGACGCCCCCGTCCGCCGACGCGGCGCTCGCCCGCAGCCCGGTCAGCTGCTGCTGCATCGCGCCCAGCCCGGCGAACCGGTCGTCGACGTGGCGGACGCCCGCCTGGAACCGCTCGTATTCGGCGACCAGCTGCTCGAACTCGCCCGGCATGCACCCGCCTCTCCGTTTTGTGGTGCACCCATCGTGACCCTCCGGCCGCACTGTGACGC is from Amycolatopsis mediterranei and encodes:
- a CDS encoding YbaB/EbfC family nucleoid-associated protein — its product is MPGEFEQLVAEYERFQAGVRHVDDRFAGLGAMQQQLTGLRASAASADGGVTVVTGPGGAVLDVELTEAALAKGPHALSATLLATLREGSSTAC